The following nucleotide sequence is from Lathamus discolor isolate bLatDis1 chromosome Z, bLatDis1.hap1, whole genome shotgun sequence.
CTCTGGTTTTCCACATGCCCACCACCACAGGGGCAGCTTCAGGACATCGTGCTTGGATCAGAAGAGCCTCTGGGCACTTCTGGCAAAACCTTCACGCTTCCAGCAGGTgattctgcagctctgcagcagcagccaaaccTCTCCTGTCCATTGCTGCTTCTGGGTAAATGCTGTGCTGCCAGGGACTTCTCACACAAGAGCATTTACACCAGGCCATACCAAATTACAACAACTGGCTACATCTGGGAGATAGCGCTAACATAAAGATGAGATTAATGGTTTTGTGTTACTCCATGGTCTGGACAGGCAGCTGGGTGTTTTAACTGGAGGCTGCCCAATGATGCTCCCTCAGACTGCTGCTTTGCAGTCAGTTTTCTGCACTACAATTTCCCACTTCGCTTTCAGGAGAGAATGAAACTTCTTGGAAATATTGCAGTTCCACCTAGTTTCACACATACTGTGCCAATGACTTCAGAACAAGACTCCCATTTCCATTATGGAAATTGACTTTttaagcaggggaagaaaagaaacctaacaagaaaaacaacaaaattagGTGTTTAGAAAAGagtaaactgaaataaatttaggctttcaaaatgcagaatgactattttataattttcctttcaaatgtaCAATTATGGTGTTAACAGCAGTCACTTCCAGGCCTAATGAAAGGACTTACATCtcaatttaacagaaaaaaatgatcaTCACAAAAATTTGTGAGTGTGAAGAGTTGAATAAAAATGACAGGTAATTTTTACAAAGCATTTGCttgtaaaataaaatcccaTTTTGTCAAATGTTGTTTTTTCCAGTATATCCTTACGGACCTTGAGAGACTGGTCTCTATCTGTCTGAATAGTTCTGATGGAACATGTCTAAATTAAGGAGTCTGAATACAGTCAAAGTTACCAAACTTTTAAAAACCAGATTTTATGCcaaagtaagaaaaatgtgtgaaaacaGGAGAGCACTAGACTTAAAAGTACAGCATTCTGCCTCATGTTCTCTGTAGTCTCCATTTAGAGATGAACTGTAGTTGTTTTGCTCTCCTCATGAGAGGAAATTTAATTTCCATTCTCATCTGGTACTTGCCTTTTATTCAACAGAGGCTGAATACTCAGCTAAAGTGTGCTATACTCCCTGGTGGATTTACAAGTATGAATACTTTCTACACTTACTTGGAACTCAAAATCTGTAGCCAGTTCAATGTTGACATCAGCAGAAATCCATcatacatttctgcttttctagcAATTTAGATATTTATCTGTTCATCTATTTCCCTTCTTATGTATCAATCAGTTACAGTATTTCAGTTATGAATAAAGTTAGCAAAGACATGcaatttgaaaaaaacaaagcaacattAATGCTAAATATCACCATGCATAAGCACATACCAAGCATAGTTACACAGAAGTTCTTCATTCAGCATGCTAGAGGAAAGATTGGTGTAGCTGAAGTAAGGACCCTAAGGAAGTACAACATCGTGTCAGTTAAAAACATACACTAAGCTCCCTACATAACATAACATGGAAGGCaaacaaaacatgcaaataGCCACAATaacatttaaacatttctttttgagTTAGTAAATAAGGCTGAATCTGTCACCTTGTTGAGATGTGCGCTTTGGTCCTTTGGTTTGGTATGAAAATGTATTCTCCCCACAATTATGATATTAGCAACAATGACATGCAAACATGGCCTTTTCACAGATGTATTTTACAGTGTGTCAATACTGTTACAATTACCTCACCAGATTCTTCAAATTTCTTAGGGAACTGTGAAAATTTCTCATATCCTTGCACTCTTTTCAGAACACCTTTGAAGACAGACCATCTTTTCTCTGTCATTATAAAATCTGAATCactcttaaaagaaaattgccACTGTGTTATTAAAAGAATTCTGTGTTAAATTGGTTGTTTGACTATAAGGCGTATGCATTTTAAAGGCTCGAATCAGTAAAATTCATACTGTGATTCTGAGTAAAATGTAACAAATGCAGTCCCACTTCAATGCAGCTTATGAGGTCCCATTTGAATTTTGTATTTCATGTCATATTCTGCTGTAGCACTACTGTTCTAGCACTACCCACTAATATGGACTACTCACTGTTTCCCAGTTCTCTGTTTCCACTCTCTTTTCCATGCTCATTTTGCCTCCTCTATGCCTaagattttcctgtgtttttctccCACTACCTTGTCATACTTTTTACAGTATATAATTCACTATTCCTCCTCCTTTTGGCCTGCTTTATgtactttttttaatcttgaaaTTATTCTTTCCATCCACCCATTCCCTCCCCTGTCTTTCACAGAGGATTAAATCCTCTGCCACTGCCTCTCACTCAACTCTATTGTGTCTCCAGATGCTCACACTTCTCTCAGCTCTACAAATACATGGTCCTCACAGCATTTCCTACCTGTCTCTTTAAtttagacctcatagcagccttccagtacctgaagggggtctatagggaggctggtgagggactcttcatcagggactgtagtgataggacaaggggtaatgggttaaaacttaaacaggggcagtttagattggatataaggaggaagttctttactgtgagggtggtgagggactggaaagggctgcccagggaggctgtgagtgctccatccctggcagtgttcaaggccaggttggacgaagccttgtgtgggatggtttagtgtgaggtgtccctgcccatggcaggggggttggaactagatgatctcaaggtcctttccaaccctaactattctatgattctatgattctattctaattcaatacctctttctttctcttggaagatacatttttttcaaagtgttttctcttttctattgAACAGGAGAGCCAGCCTCCTTAACTAGAGACACTACTCTTCCTGTTGTGATCCCAGAAAGGGAACTCTTGGGGATCACCTGGATCCAGTACATTTTGCTGCAGACCAGCATGATGCGCTCTGCCACAGTAAGACTCCATACTATGATAAGAGGGTGGGCAAAGAAGGGTACTGATGGCTTTAACACCTAGGGGAGGGCTGTAGCTCCAGCAGAGGTAGGAAGGACCACCTCTGCTATTCTTCCTCTTTGTATTCTACCACTTATTTTCATCATGTTGCTCCCATTAGTATTGGCTATAGAACAGGACAGGGCTAGATCTTCAATTATTTACTCCTCAGAAATCGCATGGATTCAAGTGTTACATTCTCATTGTATGACTTCTCACTCAGAGCAACAACAAACATCATCTCCAGGTGAGTCATGTCTCTGCAGAAAGCTTTCAACACACAACATGTGAATCATGTGCACCAAGAATACAGACTCTGCACACAAGCAATACCTGTGTAAATACTCCTTGAAAAAGCCctctaaaattaaaacaaagacaagCTTTCTAGAGATAACATACAGTCAAGTATTTGTGTGCATCCTTTTGCtacaggaaggcaggaagaagaAGCTGTCAAACTTATACACTGCTTAAAGAGacaagagttaaaaaaaaggcCCTTCCTCCTTTCAGTGCACTCACTggcttgtttcttccttttgtgaGAGCTGCTGGATTTCCCTTGCTGTCTGCCGTCTTCCTTCCTAATGAGGCAAAAGGCAGTGTCGATGAGGTTTTGATCAGGTTAGCTGTTTGAcagttgttgttgttattttggtTACCACTCAGCGTCTCCATTATGGACCGAAAGGTTCCAAAAGGCCTTTTTAGCTGATCCCCTGCTGTCTCGCCAGAAGCAGGTATAGCCCGCACAAGTCCTTTGCCCCTATCCTTATCCTTTTCCTCATTTAGTTCTGGTTCTGCTAGCTCCACCTGCACTACAGGCTCCTCAAAAGTTACTCGGAGTTTCAAATTTTGGGAGGTTCTGCGCTTTGAAGATGGAGACTTGAGAGCACTCTTAGGGCTAGTGGCAACCTTTTGAGCAGCATCCATGCTGGATGGAGAGTTATCTCCACAAAACTGGCTCTGAGGTACAGTACCAGGCTGACAAGGGGCTTCATTATCCGGATCACTGTTCTCTGAAGTAGGGGAAGGACTGTGGCCATCCACAGACTTGGAGACCCTGATACCAAAAGGGAAGCGGCGTCCTCCGGAAGTATGTTTCTTAATCATCAGGTGCAAACTCTCTGTGCTCTCAACACTCTCCACTATGGGCTGAGGCCTTGGTTTGTCAGTTCTTTTCACAGGGGTGTTCTTGTGGTCCTCAGAATTAGCTGAGTCTGTGTCAGACTCACTAAGTGACCTCTGCATCAGTTGCCTCAATCTGGCTAACTTCAGCTCCCTCTTCTCTGGCAAAATCTTCTTCACGTTCTTGGAGGATGCATGAGCATCCTGAAATTCCAAAGTCAGCTTTTCCTGCATACAGACATTTTCAGAGATTTCCTTCCCTAACAACTGGCGCAAGATTTTATCTGAGTCCTCATCTTTTGTCTTGGCTCGAGTGCGACTAGAAGTTCCCAAGCTGCCAAGAATATGAACCCCGTCTTGGGTGTTTGATTTACTTTTTGGTGGAGACAATTCATCTGGTTCAGATGGTTTCCACAGGGGTTTGCCAGAAGCAGGAGATGATGGtaagcttaaagaaaaaaagaggagaaaataccACAGCCAAATTAATGCACATATAAAATGTGAAACCGCCATTTCCAGTGTATGTGTCTGTCTCAGCTTATTGTTACTTACCCTCTTCATTGCTACCCACATGGAATTCATTACTATGATGCCACAGCAAAGATTATACAGAGAAAGATGTAACTCTGCTTCCACTCCTAATTAGGATTTGAGTTTCTTCACTTTCTCTTACATAGAAAACTCCTTGAAATTAAAACTTAGAATGGTTGTTTTAATGCCAAAGATGACTTTATGAGGCTAATGTAGAGCAACCAGTTTCCTATTTGTGGTAGCTGACATGTTTTAAAGTGTGAAAAAACCCTGTGAGGCCAAGTGCCTActatccaaaaaaaaaaagtgggtttcTAAATACTGTGAAATTACCAGCTCTCTGTATAGCAATTGTTTAATAAATCTAAACTCCATCTCGTATTAAGTCTGGCCATATGAGACCTCATAAAAAGTCAAGGTGATTTGTGCTCAAAACCTTTTCAgacatgaaatactgaaaagtatTAGAAAGGTGACACAAATTTATTTCAATACTATTAGAACAACGCAGTTCAGAACTCCAAATGTTACAGAACAAGGAAACAGCCATCTCAAACAAGTCTGATTTGTGAAGAACATATAGAGACCATTTCTTTCTCCATGACATATGCCAGAGCTCATAATACTCTGCATTCTTATTTTAAACCCCTTTTCCTCTAAGCAAGGGTAAGATGATAAAATTAAGGTTAGTATGAGGCAGTGAATTAATAAaaccaatttattttttcacaagCAACTTCTGATGAGTCCATAGTTCCCACAGCATATAAAATTCACATGCCTGTATTAGCCACCTCTTTTTCAattcattttctgctgcttctcctgtggcaaactgaaataaacatgAAAGAATATGCATGTATCTACCACAGACATTCCTAGTGAAAACGATAGTTCTCTTAGATCTGCTACTGGCTGCTTGGATGATGATAATATCCACAAGTGAGTTCTGTCTGGAAGGAAAAGTAGTATCCAACTGTGaagtaaaacattaaataacAGAGTATCATTTTCAGACTTCCTTGCTTAACTAAAAGGATACTGAAACCTACCTTTTTATAGGAATAATGAATGATGAGATATCTGCTCTCAAATGATCTTATCTTatacttaaagaaaaacagtccTGGTTCTCACCAGTACTCAGATGTGAGACCAGTCAGCAAAAATCACACAAACCAAATAAGCTGGAACAGAGACTGGTCTCATTGTTCCTGTTGAGCTGACAGACAAGGAAGACAGAGAccatgattttaaaaaaagggacaaaacaACTCTTTCCAGTGTGGTTTTCTATTTTAGAAGGAGTTTggagtttaaagccatttcctaGCTGAAATTCCTTCACACATGCATCTCTAATCCCAATGTCCTTGTTATCTACTTATGTAACTTTTTGCACTTGTCTGAAGCACTGACACATTAAATTGGGGGACATGGAGCACTTGTCCAGAAAAGCatttgggattctgtgacagTGGAAAAAAAGCACTCAATGAATCTATGAATTCATACTTGATGACCCAAAGCTCTGACCATCAATATCTGCAGAAGCTTTCTGGTTAGCTTTACATTTTAACATATATGAAACTCCCtaacaactctgaaacaaggaGCACTGAATATGTATTCCAGAGAGGAAACTGGATTAGAAGATTATGACAGACTGAATCCTATTTGCATGTGAGTTATTTAATTCCTTTCAAAGTTTTCTTCAGATTGTTATCAGAGAGAAATCATGTGCTTGCCTGACTTCCATGCATCACACTGGAAGTCTATGGCAGAAGTCACAGAGATAAGCTAGCAGGCTCCCAGTCATCTGTCTTTACTTTCCTCCTTACTCAGTCTGTATTTCTGGAATTTCTGACAGGATACGTAAACAACACATAAAGTTTTTGGAATTTTGACTTTTTATACAATCTAATGAAGCAAAAGATTTAAGAAGCATAAGGAGTCTTATTAACCCAAATGCAGGTTTTGTTGGTAACTGGATGAATTACTGCTGGCAGTACTGTATGGACCACTACAAAATCAAACTTTACAACTTTTCTAGGGGTTTCTAGGCTCCTCTGCTATTCATCTAATACAAAATATATTCCGTTCTACTGTAAATCTGATTTTCACTCTGTCAGGAAATAGGGACTGTTCATTTCATAGTCAAAATTTCCAATAACTATATGACATTACACACTTTCACATTCTAGAAGCTCAGCTTCAAGCtcaaaaaaataacccaacatATACTATTTAGCCAGGTCATAGCTTCTCCTGACAACTGATATACCATGAAACTACGCATACCCAGACTGCAGCACAATTCCAGTCACCTTACCTGGGGGACGTGGGCAGCGACTTGCCCTCTGACCGCTGGGCTTCTAAAAGCTGCTGGAGTTGGTTCTGTAATGTAACACGTTCCACTGTCTGCCTGCAAGAAAATGTAAGACTGTTTACCTTGAATTGTAAAACTGTCAGCATTAGCAACCTGCCGGATAACTGATCCTACCCATTCAACTTTGTATGCAAAAAATAAGTCCTTTTCACCTATACTTTACATAGTaagtaaaaagagaaattataaaTAATAGCACAAACAGAGAGCTTGTACTTGTCTCTGAATTCCTGTCGATATTTTGTGATCACTGCACAAGATCAACTGAGAGACACTTACCTGTTAAAGATTGTTTATTATACTTCATATAAGCAAAATGTGGAAGCAGCAGTTCATTGGAACCAACTgacttacagaaaataatagcaGATTACCAGATACAAAgatacagcaaaaaaacccatggaGCCACTTGATTCTTATTTGTTAGCGTAAAGAGGAAAGGGCAGATTAAGAAGTCACTTCCTACATGTGGTAGTTGGCTTTTATTGAGCTAAATGATAGCTCAGGCAACCGCTCTCTAGTCTTCTATCTGCAAATAAACTCAGAGAGGAGTCTTTGCCCACTGGTCTAATCTTCTTCATCTGCAGAATGGAGCTAAGTATGATCTCTGTGTAATTCAGTggagtaggaaaaaaaacacatctgcTTGCTGCCCAAACGTATCACAGATCCCACCTGTGCTCTACACCAACTTTATACTCAGTAGTGCCGTACCTGCTGTAGCCTTCGGTGTGGTGTGATCTGCACTGATTTGTAAATAACTTTAGAGACCATTGTTTAAAAAATTGCGATAGTACATATTAATTGTTAGTAGTTTGCAAGTGACATCCATACTACAGACTCCATTCACCATTGAAATGTAATCATAATCTCTCTTATCCTGCCACATTCTTATTTCCGTCAGAAGGACTCAGTTCTACAAGATAACCTGCAAACCTTCAAGTGGTTCTACGAAAATGAAGGCTTAGCTCTATTTGCCTAAAAaagtttttctcctctttccctcccaTCCAATTTAGACCTTCCATTCTAACATCAAAACACCCTCAGCTTTACCTTGTCAGCCACTACAGTTAATGTACCTTTAGTGACCTCTAAGTTCCAGTGCTTCTAAACACTGCACAGGCAGAATTATTGGGAAACTACTAAGAAATTCAAGAGACTTACAGGTTTTTTTTACTCTATGTATGGTACCTTTCATCTGGAATATAATTGGtacatttggttttatttcctggtCCTCATAAAATCACCATGTGAAAATGACTTTTTACCTGCTTCTTCCAGGCTCTGCTTCTGTTGCTGtagaaataatatatttttagtaCTTTAGTTCTTGTTGGATCTGCAGAACTAATACAGTTCTCCACCAGTGAGCTGGACTCTTTCCTAGCTTACATGCCATCAGCAGAAGAGTTAGCTGAGTTCCAAGTGTAGCCTTTGTAACTGGCAATGTGAAAGCCAGAATGACTCCAGATGACTTTTTAGACTAGGGGTTGTACTTGCAGCGCTGGCAGAAAACCAAACTTTTTAGTTTTAAGATATCAGAGTGGATCTGAAAACTGCTTACAGAAATAAAGGTAGGATTTTGACATAGTGAATTGCCATCACATTTTACAATACAGACATGCTTTATGTAgatcctttcttcttttaattttccatcTTCCTTCCTCTTGCCTACACACTTCcttagattattttaaaattactccTACCATCTGTCAACATTGGCTTATATTACAACTTCCCAGATACTCTCTTTAAAGAGCCAGGGAAATTTGCATTTTGAGATTAGATTGTGATGCAGTTTATCTgctttatttgccttttatGCTTCCTTCAACTTCTATTTCTAAATACCTAACTAATGTAGCTAACAGCTTCTAATGCTTTTAGCTGTAATGGAAATCTCTGACACCTCTTCTACTGAGTTAAAGTTCTCATTCCACTTAAACATCTTATTATGCTAGAAGAATTGAAATTTCCTCCATTTCCACAGTTTAACTAGTTAGCAAATAGCTTACAGAAACCCACACATCTTGCCAGAACTGTCCCTGAAGATATAtaacatacacatatatatctaACATAACATTGAAAATGAGGGATCATAAGTTCTTGGAATATTTAAGTATTAAAACCAGACTGATATAGGAGACAGGATCACTATAGCTTCAGGGGTAAAAAGGTCTACTTTATGATATTTAATGTCCAAATTTTGAAGGTCTTAACTTAGACAATGTTCACAGTAAGCACTATGTAAGGACACTTCTGTGTCTACTTAGATAACTGTGGCTTCCTACTACCGCCTAATAGAATCAGGGAGCTCAATAACTGAACAAGGAACAGTCTGAGGCATTGGACTCTACTGAAGTATCTGTCATAGTATGTTGCCTTACTTATCTGCTTTGTTTCAAATAATGGAATGGCCACTCTATGAAGCTAAAAACAGAACAGCTGAACTAAGTAGAAGAGAGACAAATGGATAATTGTGAAGTATACACTGGGTTTCTTATTATATGTCTATATACCACTTAtcaccaaaaaaacacccccgAAAAaaacactccccccccccaaacctaACCCAATACAAAACCCCTAAACACACCAGCAACTTGCACACACCATAGCACACCTCTGCAATAACTTTTTTATTCAGCTGTTTTTCAGCTATTCCTCTgaagtttcaggaaaataaTAGATTTTGTttacagaacacagaaaacaggaTATTAAACCACTCTCTCATCTTCATCTTTTGACTAATGGTTTGCTTTGATCTTTGCCTTGATAGAGATTTTGGCTTGTGTATCAAAAGGATCAACAAGTCTCTCACTTATTAACTGCTTTGCACATCCAAGCCCATAAATGTAGGACAGTGCAACCCTTTGGGAGTGCAAGTAGGACCGTCTGTCATGAAGCAGAATTGTAAAAGTAGTATAGGGCAGCATTAATTTTATGCCATTAGCTCTGACTTGATCTCTTTTCCCTAGAACTACTCTGTGTTGCCTTGATGATTGAGGGCtcataaaaacagaacaaaagaaactACTTCCTTCTTTGGTTTAGGACCTTTGAAGACAGGTCTTGGTAGATGCTGGTCTAAGAcagtttctgtgctgctgttcttgCACGATATCAACCACTCTGGTCTTCCTGTAGCTGGGGAGATACAGTGTTATCAGAGAGAGGCTACTAAGCACCCAGAATAAAAGAAGACTTGTGTTTACAGCAGTTGAGGGAAGGCTGGGAAGCCCATTATGTGTTGATATGAACCATTCACGTAATCCATCACAATGCAATCATAGCTCCTCTGTCTCTAGAACTTTGTCCATTAACACGAGCAGAAGTAGGTGGGGGAAATACAGGAAAGCCAGCTGATCTAGCCAAGTTGTAGCTATCCTTATGTAAATGCAGTTTGAAGTGATTAAGCATAAACTGGACTTCCATCTGTTGCTATCTGGTGCTTTCAGgatcttcagagctgctgtagCCAATGAATTCTCCTGTTACGCTAGAGGTAAATATGCTTGGGAAGATGTCGATGCCAGGCATGTACCTGGATTTTTATGCAGGATGGGCCTGCAAAGCAGTGCAAGATTTTTCTGTCGTTCTCTATAGCTCGTGAGCATGGGCCTCTGAACATGGTCCACTGCTTCTATCAGAGCCACTCACAGCCTATCAGAGCCACTCACAGCCTCAAGCTTGCCCCAAATAGCCACACAGAAGCTGCTCTTTCAAGCAGAAAATAGAGTATTTCACAGCACCAGTAAACTGCAACAGGACTGCACAACAGACTCAGTATCTTTGTAGACATGGAAGAAAAGACTGATGTTGCACTTACTGGAGCTAAATCTGAAGCCTGAAAAAATAGGCTGCTGAAAGGAAGCAGATTTAACCCCAGCTGAGACAAGTAAAGGAACCCGCCAGGAGCCAGATAAGAATAATTTAAATGACTTCCTATGTGTGCAGTCTGTGAGATGACAGGGAGAGACTTGAAAAAGTGGCAGTATTTTTGTCAGAACTAGACTATTTCTATGGGGGTAAACAGCCTGCTGGCTGACATAAcaagtctttcttttccatatgaGAGATAACATATCAAATACTGGGTGAGCACCAAAAAGAATTGAAACATGGAGAATCTGAGATTGCCATTCTTACTTCGTGgtgtgtgcattttttttcctgctgagtTATGGGCAAAATAAATTTCACTATATATTGAGATGATTCAGATGGTAATGCAGGCTACTCAGGAAATACCctatgttctcttttttttttccttttatatcaGCTGATTTGTATATTTTAGTATTTCCCAGCAAATGAACCAACTACAAAACACCTGGTACACAGGATTATCAGAAACTATTTTCATGGCTTGTGGTAGCTGACAAGCTCTTCATCATGCATCTAAGTCAAAACAGCATTAGGTCAGTGCTGATGCTTTCTAAGAGTCTTATGAGCCTATCAACATACTAAGTCACAGTAACTGCATCTACAATAAAAGCAAGCAACTGCGTAAATTCAGGGTTCAAAGTAACAGACTTTCTacaaaatgtttaataaaaaacatacaaaaatatttaaaccagctcctatgaagaaaaaacagagcaTATTTCCTGAGAAGCCATTGTGGGCTTTGGTGACCTTTCAAGTCAAACCTCCCCCTGCCAActattattttccttatttttcccaACATCAAGAGCCAGCACtgtaattagaaaaagaaactcACTGTATATAAAAGCATGCTATGTGAACAGAAATTATGATCAGCAATGATGTGATCTCTAGGTATGCAAACGGAAAAGGGACCGGACTGCTTCTTACATACCCTGTTCCACTCCCACTCCTTTCATCTATGTTCACAGCAAGCTGCTACAAAGagaacagctgaaaaactgAGCTGTTAAAGGTGAAGGGGCAAATTCTTGAGAACAGGAAAGAGCAGAGAAGTAAGGAAGAAATATGACTTGAAAGTATCATAcataagaagcagaaaagagacACTGCTAATAAATTGAAGACAAAGTAGGGTATTGTTTTAAGAACGATCCCGATGCTAGCAATAAAACACTTACTCCTTCAGCTGCTTAGTTAGCTTGACCACCTGAGAGGCCAATGACATGCACGTCTCCACAACTACCAAGTAGCGGGAACACATGGTGTGTCCATGTCGCTCAGCACTTTGCGAGGGTTTCTCTCCCACGTGGTTTTGCATGGTGACATTTGCTCCATATTCAACCAATGtctgtaaaaacagaaaaggaaacattgACATCTGTAAATGTCTCTGTTCTGACTTCTAGTTAAGCACAATATTGGCTGGGCCCAAATCACTCCTGAATAGAATGCTTGGAAATACTGGTCTAAGCCAAACACTTCTAAAAATTGGTCACTTGCAAGTCTGTATGCAGAGTGAGctcaaaacaccaccaaaatcTATCAGTCAGGTGCAAGGATAACACAGAAGAATGAGCTGTTGTTCAGAAAAACTATGAAAAATCTAtattcttctttccctttgcagTTCTACTCAGTCTTCTGTTCGCTTGTTTGTACAGTACAGCATGACTTTTAGTATT
It contains:
- the SNCAIP gene encoding synphilin-1 isoform X3, coding for MKTDQPHLAADNLDKIHDECGNNLLHVAASKGHAECLQHLTSLMGEDCLNERNIEQLTPAGLAIKNGQLECVRWMVSETEAIAELSCSKDHPSLIHYAGCYGQEKILLWLLQFMQEQGISLDEVDQDGNTAVHIAAQHGYLGCIQTLVEYGANVTMQNHVGEKPSQSAERHGHTMCSRYLVVVETCMSLASQVVKLTKQLKEQTVERVTLQNQLQQLLEAQRSEGKSLPTSPSLPSSPASGKPLWKPSEPDELSPPKSKSNTQDGVHILGSLGTSSRTRAKTKDEDSDKILRQLLGKEISENVCMQEKLTLEFQDAHASSKNVKKILPEKRELKLARLRQLMQRSLSESDTDSANSEDHKNTPVKRTDKPRPQPIVESVESTESLHLMIKKHTSGGRRFPFGIRVSKSVDGHSPSPTSENSDPDNEAPCQPGTVPQSQFCGDNSPSSMDAAQKVATSPKSALKSPSSKRRTSQNLKLRVTFEEPVVQVELAEPELNEEKDKDRGKGLVRAIPASGETAGDQLKRPFGTFRSIMETLSGNQNNNNNCQTANLIKTSSTLPFASLGRKTADSKGNPAALTKGRNKPGPYFSYTNLSSSMLNEELLCNYAWRDDINGKSQKPNSQKSTEDPELQEFFL
- the SNCAIP gene encoding synphilin-1 isoform X4 → MVSETEAIAELSCSKDHPSLIHYAGCYGQEKILLWLLQFMQEQGISLDEVDQDGNTAVHIAAQHGYLGCIQTLVEYGANVTMQNHVGEKPSQSAERHGHTMCSRYLVVVETCMSLASQVVKLTKQLKEQTVERVTLQNQLQQLLEAQRSEGKSLPTSPSLPSSPASGKPLWKPSEPDELSPPKSKSNTQDGVHILGSLGTSSRTRAKTKDEDSDKILRQLLGKEISENVCMQEKLTLEFQDAHASSKNVKKILPEKRELKLARLRQLMQRSLSESDTDSANSEDHKNTPVKRTDKPRPQPIVESVESTESLHLMIKKHTSGGRRFPFGIRVSKSVDGHSPSPTSENSDPDNEAPCQPGTVPQSQFCGDNSPSSMDAAQKVATSPKSALKSPSSKRRTSQNLKLRVTFEEPVVQVELAEPELNEEKDKDRGKGLVRAIPASGETAGDQLKRPFGTFRSIMETLSGNQNNNNNCQTANLIKTSSTLPFASLGRKTADSKGNPAALTKGRNKPGPYFSYTNLSSSMLNEELLCNYAWRDDINGKSQKPNSQKSTEDPELQEFFL
- the SNCAIP gene encoding synphilin-1 isoform X5 — its product is MKFNLESHRRFLERRRFFQINLLGKEKILLWLLQFMQEQGISLDEVDQDGNTAVHIAAQHGYLGCIQTLVEYGANVTMQNHVGEKPSQSAERHGHTMCSRYLVVVETCMSLASQVVKLTKQLKEQTVERVTLQNQLQQLLEAQRSEGKSLPTSPSLPSSPASGKPLWKPSEPDELSPPKSKSNTQDGVHILGSLGTSSRTRAKTKDEDSDKILRQLLGKEISENVCMQEKLTLEFQDAHASSKNVKKILPEKRELKLARLRQLMQRSLSESDTDSANSEDHKNTPVKRTDKPRPQPIVESVESTESLHLMIKKHTSGGRRFPFGIRVSKSVDGHSPSPTSENSDPDNEAPCQPGTVPQSQFCGDNSPSSMDAAQKVATSPKSALKSPSSKRRTSQNLKLRVTFEEPVVQVELAEPELNEEKDKDRGKGLVRAIPASGETAGDQLKRPFGTFRSIMETLSGNQNNNNNCQTANLIKTSSTLPFASLGRKTADSKGNPAALTKGRNKPGPYFSYTNLSSSMLNEELLCNYAWRDDINGKSQKPNSQKSTEDPELQEFFL